The following proteins are co-located in the Canis aureus isolate CA01 chromosome X, VMU_Caureus_v.1.0, whole genome shotgun sequence genome:
- the LOC144309210 gene encoding protein SET-like — MAPKRQSSLAPQTKKPRLPPAPKPEETSTSQHLPKGEKEQQEAIEHIDEVQNEIDRLNEQASEEILKVEQNYNKLRQPFFQKRSELIAKIPNFWVTTFVNHPQVSSLLGEEDEEALHYLTRVEVTEFEDIKSGYRIDFYFDENPYFENKVLFKEFHLNESGDPSSKSTEIKWKSGKDLTKRSSQMQNKASRKRQHEEPESFFTWFTDHSDAGADELGEVIKDDIWPNPLQYYLVPDMDDEEGEGEEDDDDDEEEEEGLEDIDEEGDEDEGEEDEDDDEEEDEGEDD; from the coding sequence ATGGCCCCCAAGCGCCAGTCCTCCCTCGCACCTCAAACGAAGAAACCGAGGCTGCCTCCGGCCCCCAAGCCAGAGGAGACGTCGACCTCTCAGCACTTGCcgaagggagaaaaagaacagcaagaagCAATTGAACATATTGATGaagtacaaaatgaaatagaCAGACTTAATGAACAAGCCAGTGAGGAGATTTTGAAAGTAGAACAGAACTATAACAAACTCCGCCAACCATTTTTTCAGAAGAGGTCGGAATTGATCGCCAAAATCCCCAATTTTTGGGTAACAACATTTGTCAACCATCCACAAGTGTCTTCACTGCTtggggaggaggatgaagaggcgCTGCATTATTTGACGAGAGTCGAAGTGACAGAATTTGAAGATATTAAATCAGGTTacagaatagatttttattttgatgaaaacccTTACTTCGAAAATAAAGTTCTCTTCAAAGAATTTCATCTGAATGAGAGTGGTGATCCATCGTCAAAGTCCactgaaatcaaatggaaatctGGAAAAGATTTGACGAAACGTTCAAGTCAAATGCAGAATAAAGCCAGCAGGAAGAGACAGCACGAGGAACCAGAGAGCTTCTTCACCTGGTTTACTGACCATTCTGATGCAGGTGCAGATGAGTTAGGAGAGGTCATCAAAGATGATATTTGGCCAAATCCATTACAGTACTACTTGGTTCCTGATATGGAtgatgaagaaggagaaggagaagaagatgatgatgatgatgaagaagaagaagaaggattgGAAGATATTGATGAAGAAGGAGATGAGGATGAAGgtgaagaagatgaagatgatgatgaggaggaggatgaaggagAAGATGACTAA